DNA sequence from the Methanolobus sp. ZRKC5 genome:
GCGATATTGCCAGAGACAACGGATTGAGCGGCATGTTGAACACCCCATGTGTCTGAACCTTAGTTTTCATACCGATCTCACTTGTGGGTGATGCCTGCCCTTTTGTAAGTCCATATATCTGGTTGTCATGTACTATCATAGTAATATCAGGATTCCTGCGAACAGTGTGCAGGAAGTGGTTACCCCCTTCACCATAACAATCCCCATCCCCGGTGACAGCAAGAACTGTCATTTCATGGTTGGCAATCTTAGCCCCTGTTGCAGGTGGCAATGAGCGACCATGTAGTCCGTTAAATGCATTACATTTCAGATAATGAGGGAGCTTACTTGACTGACCAATCCCTGAAGCTATGAATACCTCGTGAGGCGAACGCCCCAGGTTCACAAGTGCCTGTTTAATGGCTTTAAGGATACCAAAATTACCACATCCCGGACACCATGCTGTTTCAAATTTCCCATAATCTTCTATACTGACCATTCAGATCACCCCTTTTTCTTTAAGAGCAGCAATTATGAATTCCGGACTGAAGGGCTTACCATCATACCTGAGTATGTGTTCTGTGACATTTATGTCGGCATCCACTTTCAAAAGGCGTGAAAACTGCCCGGTAGAATTATTTTCAACACAAACAGTCTTTTTGGCTTTTGCAAGTAATTTTTTGGTGGGCTCAACAGGAATCGGATGTATATGAGTGAAATAAACAAGATTTACAGACTTCCCCCCATCATTTAAGATGTCCACGACCTCTGCAAGTGAGCCATATGTGGAACCCCATCCCATCAACGAAATAGATGCATCCGAGCTACCATATACTTTTGCCTCCGGCATCTCCTCCCTAAGCACTTCCAGTTTTTTCATACGTTTATCATTCATCTTGATACGGTTGACAGGATCTTCATTGATGTGGCCGAACTCATCATGTTCATCGCTGTCAGCGACAACAAGTACACCTTCCTGTCCTGGAAGGGCACGGGGGGAAATTCCAAGTGGAGTGAGTTTGTAACGCTTGTATTCTTCCTTCTTCGTCCTTAGTTCCTGATCAGACAGAAGATGCCTTTCAACTAGCACTTTTGAAGTATCGAACCTTGGACATGTGAACAGAGAATCTGCCAGATACTGGTCACTCATGACAAAAACAGGTATCTGGTATTTGTCTGCAATGTTAAAAGCTTCCGTAGTGAGATAGAAGCATTCTTCTGGCGTACCTGGTGCAAGGATACAACGTGGGAACTCACCCTGAGCAGCATTAAGGACAAACTGGAGATCACCTTGCTCAGTCATAGTAGGAAGGCCCGTGGCAGGCCCTGGGCGCTGGCAGAGGAAAATAACGGCAGGTGTTTCTGTGATACTGGCAAGCCCAAGAGCTTCAGTCATCAGGGAAAAACCACCTCCTGAAGTAGTTGTCATCGAGCGGGCACCTGCAAAGGATGCTCCAAGGATCATATTCAATGCTGCAATTTCATCTTCGGCCTGCTCAACTACAACGTTGAATTTGTCTGCGTTTGCAGCCACATAGGTCATTACACCGGTAGAAGGAGTCATCGGATAAGCTGCAAGGAACTGTACACCGGCTGCAAGGGCACCAAGGCCTACGGCCTCATTTCCATTAACAAGCATCATCTCCTCTTTTTTCCCGGGATCACTAACTTCAAACTTACAGCCACCAGGATAATTCTCTTTGACATAATTGTAACCTGCACGTGCTGCGTCGATATTATTTTGTATTACCCCATCGCCTTTCTTTTTGAAGGCTGCTTTTAGTATAAATTCGAGATTTGACAGCTCAAGACACAACAGACCAATGACCGCCCCCATAGAAACAGAGTTTGAGTATATTTTATCGCCACAGACATCTTTGGCTATCTTTAGCATTGGAACATGAAATATAGAATCTGCATTTTCTTTGACATCAATTACATCCGAATCAACAACTACTACACCTTCTTTCAATTCAGACATATGCTGGGTGATGGACTCACCATCCAAAGCCAATAGGATATCTACAGTTTCGGTCATTGCAAAAACAGGAGAATCACTTATGCGTATCTGGAAAGTGTTATGTCCCCCCCGTACTCTGGAAAGATAGTACTGTGTTGCAAAAACATGGAACCCACTTTTTTTCAATGTCTTGGCTAAAGCCATACCGGTGGTTTGCAGCCCCTGACCTGCTGCACCCCCTATTTTCAAATTTAGATCAATATTCACGATTATCCCCTTTTATTTTCCGTGCATTAAATAAGATAGGTAACACCCTAAGACGACATTGTAAGATAGGATATTTGCCATATGAAGCCAAATCAATGCCTTACTTGAATTCTACCCGTAAGGATAGAAATGAATGTCTAATCCCCCTTTTATTTTTTGGACTGAATCTATAAATATTATTCGTAAACAGGACCCAAATAAAATCTAAATGAAAAATAATCAGACCTTTAACTAAAAATAAGAATGTTAAACTAATAAATCACACAAGCTATCCACGAGAAAAGGGAATAAATGTATAACTAATGAACAAGAATATATTTATATAATATATTACCATTAATAATATATAAATTTGTGAAAAATAGATAGTATTCAGGCCTAGCGTGATATAAATGGAAAGAATGCCCACAGGAATAGCGAATCTGGATAAAAAGATCAGCGGTGGTTATCCCAAAGGAAAAGGAATCCTCATTACCGGAGTACCTGGTGCTGGTAAGACCATATTTGGATTACATTTTCTGCATAAATCATGCATGGATGGGAAAAAGTGCATAATG
Encoded proteins:
- a CDS encoding 2-oxoacid:ferredoxin oxidoreductase subunit beta, with protein sequence MVSIEDYGKFETAWCPGCGNFGILKAIKQALVNLGRSPHEVFIASGIGQSSKLPHYLKCNAFNGLHGRSLPPATGAKIANHEMTVLAVTGDGDCYGEGGNHFLHTVRRNPDITMIVHDNQIYGLTKGQASPTSEIGMKTKVQTHGVFNMPLNPLSLAISLDCSFVSRGYAGNISHLSKLIEKAIEHKGLSLVDVLQPCVSFNKLNTFKWYSERVYEMNESGYELNDRVRAFEKSLEWGDKIPLGVFYVNEKPSFEDYLDVLVQGPLYKNTPKTELVEELIDGFI
- a CDS encoding 2-oxoacid:acceptor oxidoreductase subunit alpha, producing MNIDLNLKIGGAAGQGLQTTGMALAKTLKKSGFHVFATQYYLSRVRGGHNTFQIRISDSPVFAMTETVDILLALDGESITQHMSELKEGVVVVDSDVIDVKENADSIFHVPMLKIAKDVCGDKIYSNSVSMGAVIGLLCLELSNLEFILKAAFKKKGDGVIQNNIDAARAGYNYVKENYPGGCKFEVSDPGKKEEMMLVNGNEAVGLGALAAGVQFLAAYPMTPSTGVMTYVAANADKFNVVVEQAEDEIAALNMILGASFAGARSMTTTSGGGFSLMTEALGLASITETPAVIFLCQRPGPATGLPTMTEQGDLQFVLNAAQGEFPRCILAPGTPEECFYLTTEAFNIADKYQIPVFVMSDQYLADSLFTCPRFDTSKVLVERHLLSDQELRTKKEEYKRYKLTPLGISPRALPGQEGVLVVADSDEHDEFGHINEDPVNRIKMNDKRMKKLEVLREEMPEAKVYGSSDASISLMGWGSTYGSLAEVVDILNDGGKSVNLVYFTHIHPIPVEPTKKLLAKAKKTVCVENNSTGQFSRLLKVDADINVTEHILRYDGKPFSPEFIIAALKEKGVI